The Acetivibrio saccincola genome window below encodes:
- a CDS encoding sensor histidine kinase — MFILSHFIITYKRYTKIAQLSNKIDKILHGKDFIDLNEYSEGELSILQDEVQKLIIRLKEQAEMLKKEKVYLADSLADISHQIRTPLTSINILLSLLSKKELPYKKRQELVNETEMLLSRIEWLISALLKISRLDAGTVTLQRKTVLVSELIKLSIAPIAIPLELREQQIEVNINGDETYKGDLSWSVEAIGNIIKNCMENTQKGGKITIQAEENPIYTEIVISDNGPGIDREDLPHLFKRFYKGKNAGSHSVGIGLALARTIIANQNGTVKAENKMDGGAKFTVRFYKQTI; from the coding sequence ATGTTTATTTTAAGCCATTTTATAATTACATATAAAAGATATACAAAAATTGCACAACTAAGCAATAAGATTGATAAAATCCTTCACGGGAAAGATTTTATAGATTTAAATGAATACTCAGAGGGTGAACTTTCAATTTTACAGGATGAAGTACAAAAGCTTATTATAAGATTAAAAGAGCAGGCGGAAATGCTAAAAAAAGAAAAAGTATACCTGGCGGACTCTCTTGCCGACATATCCCACCAAATCAGAACCCCTCTTACATCAATAAATATATTGTTATCTCTTTTATCAAAAAAAGAACTTCCCTATAAAAAAAGGCAGGAGCTTGTAAATGAAACTGAGATGCTGCTTTCAAGGATAGAGTGGCTTATATCTGCACTTCTTAAAATATCGAGATTAGATGCAGGCACTGTTACTCTTCAGCGGAAAACAGTGTTGGTTTCTGAACTGATTAAGCTTTCCATAGCACCCATTGCAATACCTTTAGAACTTAGGGAGCAGCAGATTGAAGTTAATATAAACGGGGACGAGACCTATAAAGGAGACTTGTCCTGGTCTGTTGAAGCCATTGGGAATATAATAAAAAACTGTATGGAAAACACGCAAAAGGGCGGAAAAATAACAATACAGGCAGAAGAAAATCCTATTTATACAGAGATTGTAATAAGTGATAACGGGCCGGGTATAGATAGGGAGGATTTACCACATTTATTTAAACGGTTTTATAAAGGTAAAAATGCCGGCAGCCATAGTGTTGGGATAGGTCTTGCCCTTGCAAGGACAATTATTGCAAATCAAAATGGTACCGTTAAAGCAGAAAACAAAATGGATGGGGGCGCCAAATTTACAGTAAGGTTTTACAAACAAACAATTTAA
- a CDS encoding response regulator transcription factor, which translates to MAKILIVEDDESIVINLTEYLSDEGYEVEWAAGQKEAIEKIIKKKYDLILLDISLKDGNGFAVCAAVKENTSTPVIFLTASDDEYSVVTGLDMGAYDYVIKPFRPRELLSRIRNVLRRSGESIPVVKLDNICIDTVKGLVTKNGEEIYLSALEYRLLLVFINNKGIVLSRSRLIEEIWSIAGEYVNDNTLTVYIKRLREKIEDDPQNPKIIKTIRGLGYKVGE; encoded by the coding sequence ATGGCAAAGATACTTATTGTTGAAGATGACGAAAGTATTGTAATCAATTTAACTGAATACTTATCCGATGAAGGTTATGAAGTGGAATGGGCGGCAGGTCAAAAAGAAGCTATTGAGAAAATAATCAAGAAAAAGTATGATTTGATTTTGCTGGATATATCTTTAAAGGACGGAAACGGTTTTGCCGTTTGTGCAGCTGTAAAGGAAAATACAAGTACTCCGGTTATTTTTTTAACTGCTTCAGATGATGAATACAGTGTAGTGACAGGTCTTGACATGGGAGCGTATGATTACGTGATAAAGCCTTTTCGTCCAAGGGAACTTTTATCCCGTATAAGAAATGTTTTAAGAAGAAGTGGGGAGAGTATACCGGTAGTAAAACTTGATAATATATGCATAGATACAGTTAAAGGTTTAGTTACAAAAAACGGGGAAGAAATTTATCTTTCAGCGTTGGAATATAGATTATTGTTGGTATTTATCAATAACAAGGGTATTGTTTTGTCCCGAAGCAGGCTCATTGAAGAAATTTGGAGCATTGCCGGGGAGTATGTAAACGACAATACATTAACTGTGTATATAAAACGCCTGCGTGAAAAAATAGAAGATGACCCCCAAAATCCAAAAATAATAAAAACCATTCGCGGGCTTGGATACAAGGTTGGTGAGTAA
- a CDS encoding class I adenylate-forming enzyme family protein: protein MPITELLSRNADMYGNETCLVEINLELQERDNVIWKEYELIENNPAGEYRRDMTWRVFEEKANRLANLLIKRGIKKGDKVAILLMNCLEWLPIYFGILKSGAVAVPLNFRYTAEEIKYCLELSGSSALIFGPEFIGRLENIYEEIPQIKLLLYAGENRPSFAESYDRLTANCSSEPPQVDITDADDAAIYFSSGTTGFPKAILHSHGSLLSACYTEQNHHRQTREDNFLCIPPLYHTGAKMHWFGSLLSGSKAILLRGIKPDWILRTVSEEKITIVWLLVPWAQDILDAIERGDVKLEDYQLSQWRLMHIGAQPVPPSLIQRWKKYFPNHEYDTNYGLSESCGPGCVHLGIENIHKVGAIGKPGYNWEARIVNEKGEDVAQGEVGELIVKGPGVMKCYYNDPKATAAILKDGWLYTGDMAKMDKDGFIYLVDRKKDVIISGGENIYPVQIEDFLRSHDAIKDAAVIGLPDKRLGEIATAIIELKPGMECTEEEINSFCKELPRYKRPRRIIFDKVPRNPTGKIEKPRLREKYGATCLVAAQVEIEKAKKQCK, encoded by the coding sequence ATGCCTATTACTGAACTACTATCGCGTAATGCTGATATGTATGGAAATGAGACTTGCTTAGTTGAGATAAATTTAGAGCTTCAGGAGAGAGACAATGTAATTTGGAAAGAGTATGAGCTTATAGAAAATAATCCTGCAGGTGAATACCGCCGGGATATGACTTGGCGTGTTTTTGAAGAAAAAGCAAACCGTTTGGCTAATTTACTGATAAAGAGAGGTATTAAAAAAGGGGATAAAGTAGCCATTCTTTTAATGAATTGTTTAGAATGGCTGCCTATTTATTTTGGGATATTAAAATCTGGTGCAGTGGCAGTTCCTTTAAATTTCAGATATACAGCGGAGGAAATAAAATATTGTCTGGAGTTATCAGGATCCTCTGCTTTAATTTTTGGACCTGAATTTATTGGACGTCTAGAGAATATTTATGAGGAAATACCCCAAATAAAACTGCTTCTTTATGCAGGAGAAAACAGACCTTCTTTTGCAGAAAGTTATGACCGCCTTACTGCTAACTGTTCCTCAGAACCTCCACAGGTTGATATAACTGACGCTGATGATGCGGCAATATATTTTTCATCAGGTACTACCGGTTTTCCAAAAGCTATTTTACACAGTCATGGAAGTTTATTGTCAGCATGTTATACAGAACAAAATCATCACCGTCAAACTCGTGAAGATAATTTTTTATGTATACCGCCCCTCTACCATACAGGTGCTAAGATGCACTGGTTTGGGAGTCTGCTTTCAGGCAGCAAAGCTATATTGCTTCGTGGAATTAAACCGGATTGGATATTAAGGACAGTGTCTGAAGAAAAAATCACCATTGTATGGCTTTTAGTTCCCTGGGCACAGGATATTCTTGATGCCATTGAAAGAGGGGATGTAAAGTTGGAGGACTACCAGCTTTCCCAGTGGAGGCTGATGCATATTGGTGCACAGCCGGTTCCGCCAAGTTTGATTCAGCGTTGGAAAAAGTACTTTCCAAATCATGAATATGATACAAACTATGGTCTCAGTGAATCCTGCGGACCTGGATGTGTGCATTTAGGTATAGAAAATATTCATAAAGTCGGGGCTATCGGAAAGCCAGGGTACAACTGGGAGGCCAGAATTGTCAACGAAAAGGGAGAAGATGTGGCACAGGGAGAAGTAGGGGAATTAATAGTTAAAGGGCCAGGTGTAATGAAATGTTATTATAATGATCCAAAAGCAACTGCTGCAATACTGAAAGATGGCTGGCTATATACCGGTGACATGGCAAAAATGGATAAGGATGGATTTATCTACCTGGTGGACAGGAAAAAAGATGTAATTATAAGTGGCGGCGAAAATATATATCCTGTACAAATTGAGGATTTTCTCCGTTCCCATGATGCAATTAAAGATGCAGCGGTTATTGGTCTTCCTGACAAACGCCTTGGTGAAATAGCAACTGCCATTATAGAATTAAAGCCAGGTATGGAGTGTACGGAAGAAGAAATAAATAGTTTTTGCAAGGAATTACCCCGTTATAAACGTCCGAGGAGGATTATTTTTGACAAAGTACCCCGTAATCCTACAGGTAAGATTGAAAAGCCGCGTTTGAGGGAAAAGTATGGTGCAACTTGTTTAGTTGCTGCCCAGGTTGAAATAGAAAAAGCTAAAAAACAATGTAAATAA
- a CDS encoding aldo/keto reductase, which yields MPIIGLGTYRLENSEATSDLIVKALEIGYRHIDTASAYGNEEAIGKGIKKSTVPREEIFLVSKVANPDQGYDSTIKSFNESLERLQTDYLDLYLIHWPKELSNETWKAFEYLYEEKKIRAIGVSNFLINHLEDLLPNTKITPMVNQVEFHPYLIQPELLDYCNKKNIKIEAWSPLMKGEILNIDLIDKLAKKYNKTHAQIVLRWNIQMGIITIPKSANIDRIKSNLEIFDFELSKEDMLSINKLDRGYRVGPDPNNFDF from the coding sequence ATGCCTATAATAGGTTTAGGTACCTACAGGCTGGAAAATAGCGAAGCTACCTCGGATTTAATTGTAAAAGCACTTGAAATTGGATACAGACATATTGATACAGCATCTGCATATGGAAATGAAGAGGCTATTGGAAAAGGCATTAAAAAAAGTACTGTTCCAAGAGAAGAAATCTTTCTTGTATCAAAAGTTGCCAACCCGGACCAGGGATATGACAGTACAATAAAATCATTTAATGAATCTTTAGAAAGACTTCAAACAGATTATCTTGATTTATATTTAATTCACTGGCCTAAAGAATTAAGCAATGAAACCTGGAAGGCATTTGAATATTTATATGAAGAAAAGAAAATAAGGGCTATAGGTGTCAGCAATTTTTTAATAAATCATTTAGAAGATTTACTGCCAAACACAAAAATAACACCTATGGTAAATCAGGTGGAATTTCACCCCTACCTTATACAGCCGGAACTTTTAGATTATTGTAATAAGAAAAATATAAAAATCGAAGCCTGGAGCCCTCTTATGAAAGGAGAAATTTTAAATATTGATTTAATTGATAAACTGGCAAAGAAATATAATAAAACCCATGCACAAATTGTACTTAGATGGAATATCCAAATGGGTATAATTACAATTCCTAAGTCAGCCAATATAGATAGAATTAAATCTAATTTAGAAATATTTGATTTTGAACTTTCTAAAGAAGATATGTTGAGTATAAATAAACTTGACAGAGGTTACAGGGTGGGTCCCGATCCAAACAACTTTGACTTTTAA
- a CDS encoding pentapeptide repeat-containing protein, protein MERSEALKHFEEEYINPYVREMKKNIEKYIDDHRKELTEAFVENFRTLCRKIKEMQKEGRKGKIAYITYSFNIHNLQKESRDYVVQAYGSEWFLEEGEECKISYNVGWLYDFLDDFYGRLFEISKKYMSNINASDMDQVWKKGVIHCDVKLLNFTKRAIKEAVKTEEFKALDKEEVLEIRLGQEKGYNEIIYKMDTRVKDSKKIKEWLEYGEKNYSYSVLQNLDLSGGNYKGITCHNADFSGSNLSDSNFEGASLIESVFVKSIINGVNFYRSSLPETDFSDTVLENSNFQEAGLRLAILARAQFMNCNLNNAKLYSSDLSYCTFKNSFLTNTKFYETNLENADLSGNNFMGAVFFRTKLIGADLSNADLTGTEFINIDFTTFKFDNAKFANNKVKEIKVYEKDLYRLNLSEEQLEEVTVVK, encoded by the coding sequence GTGGAAAGGTCTGAAGCATTGAAACATTTTGAAGAGGAATATATCAATCCGTACGTTCGGGAGATGAAAAAAAATATAGAAAAATATATAGATGATCACAGAAAAGAATTGACGGAAGCTTTTGTAGAGAATTTCCGTACACTGTGCAGAAAGATAAAAGAAATGCAAAAAGAAGGCAGAAAGGGAAAGATAGCATATATAACCTATTCCTTTAACATACATAATTTGCAGAAGGAAAGCAGGGATTACGTGGTACAAGCATACGGAAGCGAATGGTTTTTAGAAGAAGGAGAAGAGTGTAAAATTTCATATAACGTAGGATGGTTATATGACTTTTTGGACGATTTTTACGGGAGATTGTTTGAAATAAGCAAAAAATATATGAGCAATATAAACGCTTCGGATATGGATCAAGTATGGAAGAAAGGTGTTATACACTGTGACGTAAAGCTTTTGAACTTCACTAAAAGAGCAATAAAAGAGGCGGTAAAGACTGAAGAATTTAAGGCGTTAGACAAGGAAGAGGTACTGGAAATAAGGCTGGGACAGGAAAAAGGATATAATGAAATTATTTATAAAATGGATACAAGGGTGAAGGATTCAAAGAAGATAAAGGAATGGCTGGAGTACGGAGAAAAAAATTATTCTTATTCAGTTCTTCAAAATCTGGATTTGTCAGGTGGAAATTATAAAGGAATAACCTGCCATAACGCTGATTTTTCCGGCAGCAACCTGTCTGATTCAAATTTTGAGGGTGCAAGTCTTATTGAAAGTGTATTTGTTAAATCAATTATTAATGGTGTGAATTTTTATAGAAGTAGTCTTCCTGAAACTGATTTTAGTGATACCGTATTAGAAAACTCCAATTTCCAAGAAGCTGGTTTAAGACTTGCAATCTTAGCCAGGGCACAATTTATGAATTGTAATTTGAATAATGCAAAGCTTTATAGTTCAGATTTATCCTATTGTACTTTTAAAAACTCTTTCTTAACAAATACTAAATTTTATGAAACAAATCTTGAGAATGCTGATTTGAGTGGAAATAATTTTATGGGAGCGGTTTTTTTCCGTACCAAACTAATAGGCGCAGATCTATCCAATGCAGATTTAACCGGAACTGAATTTATTAATATAGATTTTACAACCTTTAAATTTGATAATGCTAAGTTTGCCAATAACAAAGTAAAAGAAATTAAGGTTTATGAAAAGGATTTGTACCGTCTTAATCTATCTGAAGAACAATTAGAAGAAGTTACTGTTGTTAAGTAG
- a CDS encoding AHH domain-containing protein, translating to MKDIMVKEEGSFCPFCGENFGSSDGVKQHLCEKEKEAFTDKDLEKMNTPSERSANYAENYKAEHGTNRFTVNVPLEEFDNNQLEIDIGEEIHHLISVGPYAFTLRINRLGNYFGIDINSTDNLISAPSVDPVAFKKKHGMAFSDLSDKSKYDIAAAAIEKSKIQYHKGNHDFEPEKGIPSYEKKLVQDLAEIEYEILAKSRKEGCLGQTPEGREEAKNLIDNKLKELQEKIKSDITDFEPSPDGKQIVERFLAKEDYKYHTGKG from the coding sequence ATGAAAGATATTATGGTAAAAGAAGAAGGAAGTTTCTGTCCCTTTTGTGGCGAAAATTTCGGCAGCTCGGACGGAGTGAAGCAACATTTATGTGAAAAAGAAAAAGAAGCATTTACCGATAAAGATTTGGAAAAAATGAATACCCCCTCTGAAAGAAGCGCTAACTATGCTGAGAATTATAAAGCCGAACACGGCACCAACAGGTTTACCGTCAATGTGCCTTTGGAGGAATTTGACAATAATCAATTAGAAATTGATATAGGAGAAGAAATACACCACCTAATATCCGTTGGTCCTTATGCTTTTACCCTCAGAATAAACAGATTGGGAAACTATTTCGGTATTGATATAAATTCCACCGACAACTTGATAAGTGCTCCCTCGGTTGATCCCGTTGCATTTAAGAAAAAACACGGCATGGCTTTTTCGGATTTATCGGACAAGAGTAAATATGATATAGCGGCAGCAGCAATTGAAAAAAGTAAAATCCAGTATCATAAGGGAAATCATGATTTTGAACCTGAAAAGGGAATTCCCAGTTACGAAAAAAAACTGGTACAGGATTTAGCTGAAATAGAATATGAGATTTTGGCAAAGAGCAGAAAAGAAGGGTGTTTGGGTCAAACTCCGGAAGGAAGGGAAGAAGCTAAGAATCTCATAGATAATAAGCTTAAAGAATTACAGGAAAAAATAAAGTCAGATATAACGGATTTTGAGCCGTCGCCGGACGGCAAACAGATAGTTGAGAGATTTTTGGCAAAAGAAGATTATAAATACCATACGGGGAAGGGTTAA